Proteins encoded in a region of the Pseudomonas viciae genome:
- a CDS encoding response regulator encodes MTHWLQSTAEVAERIRRHDWDATALGPPNQWPDVLKTTVALSLASHFPQAIVWGPDMITLYNDAFLPILGNKPEALGRRFDEVWQEVWSDIAPILQGAFNGQATYIENFPLVIERGGGPEQAYFTFCYSPIRDQFGKVVGMLDTVTETTSTVFMTQRLAVLDAIGNAVANATDPQAIMATTTRILAAHLNLSNCAYADMDEDEDGFTIRGDWARAGSPHIVGHYRLADFGRLAVANLRAGKPLVVNDNLKELAPEEAATFQAIGIAATICVPLIKNGRLTALMAIHDKTPRVWSSNDLALLMEVTERSWAHIERTRADAAVREGLAALAELNATLEERVEERTTRLKQTEAALRQSQKLEAIGQLTGGVAHDFNNLLTIIRSSVDFLRLPNLSPERRQRYMTAVSETVDRAAKLTSQLLAFARRQPLKPEVIDVGQQVQSLGDMLQTVTGARIQVIVELCDRPCYIRADLSQFETALINMALNARDAMNGQGSLWLRLSCGDGMPSIRGHAGAGQSFAAIALADTGTGIGPDVLEHIFEPFFTTKEVGKGTGLGLSQVFGFAKQSGGNVDVSTVVGEGTVFTLYLPEVAPEKNHEPLKEEITPLVLEKGRRRVLIVEDNLEVGRFANQILQDLGYETAWATNAEEALEMVGPDAMAFDAVFSDVVMPGISGVALAKELRQRRKDLPVVLTSGYSEELAHSGHGGFEFLSKPYSADQVSRVLSRTMLGTD; translated from the coding sequence ATGACACATTGGCTGCAGAGCACCGCAGAGGTGGCCGAACGGATACGCCGCCATGATTGGGACGCCACCGCGCTCGGGCCGCCGAATCAGTGGCCCGATGTCTTGAAGACCACCGTGGCCCTGAGCCTTGCCTCGCATTTCCCCCAGGCCATTGTGTGGGGGCCGGACATGATCACCTTGTACAACGATGCGTTCCTGCCGATCCTCGGCAACAAGCCCGAGGCGCTGGGGCGGCGGTTTGACGAGGTGTGGCAGGAGGTCTGGAGCGATATTGCGCCGATCTTGCAGGGCGCCTTTAACGGACAGGCGACTTACATAGAAAACTTCCCCCTGGTCATCGAGCGCGGCGGTGGCCCCGAGCAGGCTTATTTCACTTTCTGCTACAGCCCCATTCGTGATCAGTTTGGCAAGGTCGTGGGCATGCTGGATACGGTCACCGAGACCACCTCGACGGTGTTCATGACCCAACGCCTGGCGGTCTTGGATGCGATTGGCAATGCCGTAGCCAATGCCACCGACCCGCAGGCCATCATGGCGACGACCACGCGGATTCTGGCGGCGCACTTGAACCTGTCCAACTGCGCCTATGCAGACATGGATGAGGACGAGGACGGTTTCACCATTCGTGGCGATTGGGCCAGGGCCGGTTCGCCGCATATCGTCGGGCATTATCGGTTGGCGGATTTCGGTCGGCTGGCGGTCGCCAACCTGCGGGCCGGCAAGCCACTGGTGGTCAACGACAATCTCAAGGAGCTGGCGCCGGAAGAAGCGGCGACGTTCCAGGCGATCGGTATCGCGGCCACCATTTGCGTGCCGCTGATCAAGAACGGGCGTTTGACCGCATTGATGGCCATCCACGATAAAACCCCCCGAGTCTGGTCATCCAACGACCTGGCGCTGTTGATGGAGGTCACGGAGCGATCCTGGGCCCACATCGAACGCACCCGTGCGGACGCCGCCGTGCGTGAAGGCCTGGCTGCCTTGGCTGAGTTGAATGCGACGCTGGAGGAGCGGGTCGAGGAGCGCACCACCCGCCTCAAACAGACCGAGGCGGCGCTGCGCCAGTCGCAAAAGCTCGAAGCCATCGGCCAGCTCACTGGTGGCGTCGCCCATGACTTCAATAACCTGCTGACGATCATCCGTTCCTCTGTCGACTTTTTGCGCCTGCCCAACCTCTCCCCAGAGCGCCGTCAACGCTACATGACGGCGGTTTCCGAAACGGTGGACCGCGCCGCCAAGTTGACCAGCCAATTGCTCGCGTTTGCCCGGCGCCAGCCCCTGAAACCGGAAGTCATCGACGTGGGCCAACAAGTGCAGAGCCTGGGGGACATGCTGCAAACCGTCACGGGCGCGCGGATCCAGGTGATTGTCGAGTTGTGCGACCGGCCTTGTTACATCCGGGCCGATTTGAGCCAGTTTGAAACAGCGCTGATCAACATGGCCCTGAATGCCCGGGATGCGATGAATGGCCAGGGCTCGCTGTGGCTGCGGCTCAGTTGCGGCGACGGCATGCCGTCGATCCGCGGTCATGCCGGAGCCGGGCAATCTTTTGCCGCCATCGCCCTGGCGGACACCGGCACGGGTATTGGCCCAGACGTACTCGAGCATATCTTCGAGCCTTTTTTCACGACCAAGGAAGTGGGCAAGGGCACGGGGCTGGGGTTGTCTCAGGTGTTCGGTTTTGCCAAGCAGTCCGGCGGTAACGTCGATGTTTCGACTGTGGTTGGAGAGGGAACGGTGTTTACTTTGTACCTTCCGGAAGTGGCGCCCGAAAAGAACCATGAGCCCCTCAAGGAGGAAATCACGCCTCTGGTGCTGGAGAAGGGCAGGCGTCGGGTATTGATCGTGGAGGACAACCTGGAGGTGGGGCGTTTTGCCAACCAGATCCTCCAGGACCTGGGCTACGAAACGGCCTGGGCGACCAACGCCGAGGAGGCGTTGGAAATGGTTGGCCCGGATGCGATGGCATTCGACGCGGTGTTCTCTGACGTGGTCATGCCGGGGATCAGTGGTGTCGCCTTGGCGAAAGAATTGCGCCAGCGCCGCAAGGACCTGCCGGTGGTCCTGACATCCGGTTACAGCGAGGAGCTGGCTCACAGCGGTCATGGTGGTTTTGAGTTCTTGTCCAAACCCTATTCGGCCGACCAGGTTTCCCGGGTTTTAAGCCGGACGATGTTGGGCACTGACTGA